The stretch of DNA GCGGTACTGCCGTATTTCTCTTCAGCGGCGTGAATCCCGATGTCATGCAGTACCGCCGCACCGATAACCACCGGATAGTCGCCCCCATCCTTCTCCAGAAGCTCCTCGGCACAGGCGGTTACCTGACGGGCATGGCTGATTCTCCTGGCGTCTCCCTGAAAGTAAGCCTCCATGGCGCCGATCAACGCCTCTTTGAGACCGTCCATTTCTCCCTCTCTCAAAACATATAATGGAGCATCAGGTCCACGCGTCCGTGCTTGATCAGGTAAAGGGCGGAGAAGCGCATCACCTCACGGATCCTCTCCCGGTAGCCCGGGCCATAACATTGGGTCTTGCATCTCTTGCACATCGGCTTGGGGTCATGAGAACAAAGAAGCAGCTTGGCGATACCGTGGTTCAATAGTTTAACGCAATCCGGGCATAGCTCAGGAGTTTGCCCATCCAGTATCGGCTGCAACCGCTCTTCCTTTACGGGGAAGGCTTCTCTAGTGGCCGAGGAATGGTTCTCCCGGCAAAATATCTGAACAAAGTCAGCCAGTGTTCTGATGTCTTTCTCCTTCTTGGTATTTAACCGTTCGAATATTTTGGACACCTTTTCCCTCCAATCACAGCAAACTTCCGGAACCCGCTGGCCAGAGAAACGGGAACCTAAACTTAATAACAGGCTTATTAAAATATATCATCTTGCACTCCCCCGGCGTATACGACAAAAGTCGTATACACGAGCTTACCGCGAAACGCGAAAAACCGGAATCCGTCATATCATCATTCCCGGGGAAGGACATCATTGCGGAAGCTTCGACTTCACCCCTCTGTCCCCCGTTCGGCTGAGATCGCGACAAAGCCCCTTCTCTCTCCCTAACACTTTGGGGGATGGGCGTCAACTTAAATGGGTTATTTATTCGGCGTAATACCCCTTTCTTGCCCATAATTACATGTCTGCTGAGAACTTTCGCGGGAAGTTGATACACCGGTCAACTATACAGGGATTTTCAAGTTATGGTAAGATTGAACAAATCTTCAGCTATGTTTGAGGAAGGGCTGTCAGATGCCGATACCAGATGGGTTCCTGGAATCCCTGCCCTACTTCTCCAAACTGAGCAACGAGCAGATGGAGCGGGTCAGGGAAGGGAGCGTAGAACTCTCTTTCCCCAGGAGTGAGATTGTCTTCCTTGAGGGAGAACCGTGTGAGGGCCTGTACGTAGTTAAATCAGGGCAGCTCCGCATCTTCAAAAGCTCACCGGAAGGAAGAGAGCAGGTGCTGCTCATCGCCCGGCCAGGGGATATTTTCAATGATGTTCCTGTCTTTGATGGAGGGGCTAATCCGGCCAGCGCCTCGGCGCTCGAAGATTCCACTGCTTACCTCATACCTAAAGATAGAATGCTCTCCCTGCTGAATGACTGCCCGGCAGCACTGAACGTTATCCGGCAGTTCGCGACGCGGTTGCGCAGCATGACGGTACTGGTAGAAGACCTTTCCTTCCGCAGCGTGGTCAGCCGGCTGGCCAAGGTTCTTCTCGA from Dehalococcoidales bacterium encodes:
- a CDS encoding nitrous oxide-stimulated promoter family protein codes for the protein MSKIFERLNTKKEKDIRTLADFVQIFCRENHSSATREAFPVKEERLQPILDGQTPELCPDCVKLLNHGIAKLLLCSHDPKPMCKRCKTQCYGPGYRERIREVMRFSALYLIKHGRVDLMLHYMF
- a CDS encoding Crp/Fnr family transcriptional regulator; translation: MPIPDGFLESLPYFSKLSNEQMERVREGSVELSFPRSEIVFLEGEPCEGLYVVKSGQLRIFKSSPEGREQVLLIARPGDIFNDVPVFDGGANPASASALEDSTAYLIPKDRMLSLLNDCPAALNVIRQFATRLRSMTVLVEDLSFRSVVSRLAKVLLDLAVVEGGPSPVRRLTQDEMAAMIGTVRDVVGRGLRTLEKKGGIKMEGQRILIVDPRILRGML